The nucleotide window TCGAGCTTCAGGTCGAACCAGTCGTTGAACTCGTGGTAGTTCCGGTCCATGTAGTACAGCATCCCGGGGATGTAGGCGCAGTTGAGCTCAGCGAAGTAGAAGCGGATCTCCGGGAAACGGTCGAACACGCCGTGGACGATGAGCTGGGCCAGGGTGGCCGCCGGTGCCATCGGCGCATGCTGTGACATGGCCGCCTCCACTGACCACTGGGAGGTGTCGGCCCTGGGGTCACCCCTCCAGACCGCCCCGCCGAAGCTGAAGTGCGGCGACAGCGCCAGTCCCAACTCCAGCGCCGACTCCCAGAAGCGGTCGTCCTCAGGCTTGGGCGCCCCGGATCCGTTCGGGAACTGCCGGAGCTGGATCGACTTGAAGCCCAGCTCCTTGGCGCGCTTCAGCTCTTCCATGGCGGCCTCGATGCCGCACGTGGGGATCAGGGCGTTGCCGATGAGACGGTCCGGCGCCACCGAGCAGTACTCCTCGGCCAGCCAGCTGTTGTAGGCCTGGACGATGGACAGGTAGATCTGCTTGTCGGCGATGGACTCGATGAACCCGGCCACGAACACCGGGGCGAAGAGCACCTCGGCGTCGACCCCGTCGATGTCCTGCTCGTGGAGCCGCTGGGTGCCGTCACCCGCTCCCTCCCGGGGGGACCCGTCCTCGTTGAAGTAGCTGGCGTTGGCGAACTTCACCGGTCCCCGGCCCTTGATGTTCTGGCCGTTGTGGAGCATGGGCTGGCCCTCCACCAGCCAGCCGTCGGAGCCGTCGGGGAGCCGGATGAGGCGGGGCGCCCGGTCCTTGTACTTCTCCGGGACGTATCTGACCCAGCCCGTCGGCGGAGTCTCCACGTGTCCGTCCCCGGAGATGATCCCGTACTTTCGAGCCACAACCGCCCCCTTGGTCCCACCCGATCCGTCCTGCGCCGACATCATCCCCCATCTTGTCGGCCGCCGGGGCACCGTT belongs to Acidimicrobiales bacterium and includes:
- a CDS encoding amidohydrolase family protein; this encodes MARKYGIISGDGHVETPPTGWVRYVPEKYKDRAPRLIRLPDGSDGWLVEGQPMLHNGQNIKGRGPVKFANASYFNEDGSPREGAGDGTQRLHEQDIDGVDAEVLFAPVFVAGFIESIADKQIYLSIVQAYNSWLAEEYCSVAPDRLIGNALIPTCGIEAAMEELKRAKELGFKSIQLRQFPNGSGAPKPEDDRFWESALELGLALSPHFSFGGAVWRGDPRADTSQWSVEAAMSQHAPMAPAATLAQLIVHGVFDRFPEIRFYFAELNCAYIPGMLYYMDRNYHEFNDWFDLKLEKEPSEYILEHTLFGMVRDAPMLEMGHLVPLEKFVWGSDFPHSVGTFPTSRQYIKDAFDGMEEGLRRRLLVTNICDHIGLDPDATITDTPEH